From Alteromonas australica, one genomic window encodes:
- a CDS encoding ThuA domain-containing protein, producing the protein MINVTVWNECRHEKEDEDVQEVYPETIGGCIVDALKPFGFNLTLSTLDDPHQGWPDELIEKTDVAIWWGHRYHDELDDAIIDKLQARVLAGMGLIVLHSGHHSKIFKRLMGTSCNLSWREADGGERERVWCLKPSHPIAFNIPPQVELPQSEMYGEPFDIPEPDELVFTSWYQGGEILRSGCTFQRGRGRIFFFSPGHETFPIYRNPTITQILANAVAWAQQPHESGWTMQNWGRPVPLETGAPKQTYFKKPRKLMIAEKTEKKNSQR; encoded by the coding sequence ATGATTAATGTTACCGTTTGGAACGAATGTCGGCATGAAAAAGAAGATGAAGACGTTCAAGAAGTATACCCAGAAACCATTGGTGGCTGTATCGTTGACGCGCTTAAACCCTTTGGTTTTAATTTAACGTTGTCCACGTTAGATGATCCTCATCAAGGTTGGCCTGATGAGCTGATCGAAAAAACTGACGTGGCCATTTGGTGGGGCCACCGGTATCACGATGAGCTCGATGACGCCATTATTGATAAACTACAAGCCCGTGTGCTCGCCGGAATGGGGTTAATTGTTTTGCACAGTGGTCACCACAGCAAGATATTCAAACGCTTAATGGGAACAAGTTGTAACTTGAGTTGGCGAGAAGCCGATGGCGGAGAACGTGAACGGGTTTGGTGTTTGAAGCCCTCTCACCCAATCGCCTTTAATATTCCACCTCAAGTGGAGCTACCGCAATCGGAAATGTACGGTGAGCCTTTTGATATTCCTGAGCCCGATGAATTGGTTTTCACCTCATGGTATCAAGGGGGTGAGATACTAAGAAGTGGCTGCACATTTCAACGTGGAAGAGGGCGTATATTCTTTTTCTCGCCAGGCCATGAAACGTTCCCCATTTACCGAAACCCAACCATTACTCAGATTTTAGCCAATGCGGTCGCTTGGGCACAGCAACCCCACGAAAGTGGCTGGACAATGCAAAATTGGGGGCGCCCAGTTCCGTTAGAAACAGGAGCCCCGAAGCAAACTTACTTCAAGAAGCCACGTAAATTAATGATTGCCGAAAAAACCGAAAAGAAAAATAGCCAGCGCTAA
- a CDS encoding LacI family DNA-binding transcriptional regulator: protein MRSVTIKDVALHAGVSKKTVSRVINKEANVKDETRQKVQEAIDHLGFKRNPLGMALAKNRSFFIALLADNPSPGYIMNLQKGIMKGCREEQMGVFLYDCSYRSPTLVEEIESFIDNTLADGLILAPPLSDKSELLDMLDRKNISYVQIGAKDKTRGDFVDMDAVKAAYDMTSYLLHLKHRDIGFILGHPDQYTSQRCEQGYRMAFADANLKVDESLIVQGYYTYQSGVDAASVLLNRNTPPSAIFASNDEMAVGVLYTAQSRGISVPKQLSIASIDDTPIVTKVWPNITTMRHPLTSIGYRAATFLIGRLKHKHAGANSSVNISESNETFHCDLVIRESTTLFTG, encoded by the coding sequence ATGCGTTCGGTTACTATAAAGGATGTAGCTCTACATGCTGGAGTTTCAAAAAAAACGGTGTCTCGCGTTATTAATAAAGAAGCGAACGTTAAAGATGAAACGCGTCAAAAAGTGCAGGAGGCTATTGATCATCTCGGCTTCAAACGTAATCCATTAGGAATGGCCTTAGCTAAGAACCGTTCGTTTTTTATCGCGTTGCTAGCAGATAACCCCAGTCCTGGCTACATAATGAACTTACAGAAGGGAATTATGAAAGGCTGTAGAGAAGAGCAAATGGGGGTGTTTTTATATGACTGCAGCTATCGCTCCCCCACACTGGTTGAAGAGATAGAATCATTTATTGATAATACCTTGGCAGATGGTCTTATTCTAGCTCCTCCCTTGAGCGATAAATCTGAGTTATTGGATATGTTAGATCGCAAAAATATCAGTTACGTTCAAATAGGAGCTAAAGACAAAACGCGAGGGGATTTTGTTGATATGGACGCTGTAAAAGCGGCCTACGATATGACAAGTTACCTGTTGCACTTAAAGCATCGCGATATAGGCTTTATTTTAGGCCATCCAGACCAGTACACCAGTCAGCGTTGTGAGCAAGGCTATAGAATGGCGTTTGCAGACGCAAACTTAAAAGTGGATGAGTCACTTATTGTCCAGGGCTACTACACGTATCAGTCAGGTGTAGATGCCGCTTCCGTGTTACTCAACAGAAACACTCCACCATCGGCAATATTTGCATCGAATGACGAGATGGCCGTTGGTGTATTGTATACAGCGCAAAGTCGCGGGATTAGCGTACCTAAGCAGCTTTCAATAGCCAGTATCGATGATACGCCCATCGTAACAAAAGTATGGCCTAATATTACTACTATGCGCCACCCACTAACCAGCATTGGGTATCGCGCAGCTACGTTTTTAATTGGCCGTTTAAAGCACAAGCATGCTGGCGCTAATAGTAGTGTGAATATCAGCGAGAGCAATGAGACCTTTCATTGTGACCTTGTTATTCGAGAATCAACCACTTTGTTTACGGGTTAA
- the iolB gene encoding 5-deoxy-glucuronate isomerase — protein MSHLHIRPKEAGADKRIINITPESANWQFVGFEVVMLEADDTLVVNTQNTELCAVIISGVADVTTQEQLFSNIGHRASAFDGIAPYAVYAPPKQELTINALTSLEVALCRAPAKGLYPVKLITPQDCVTMTRGSGTNLRHIRNIMMDNVDAERLLITEVITPSGHWSSYPPHKHDTDAIPQESALEETYYHKLNPKQGFAFQRVYTDDRSIDETISVEHNSVVTVPKGYHPVGTPHGYELYYLNVMAGPKREWIFHNDPDHAWIVNP, from the coding sequence ATGTCTCATTTACATATACGCCCTAAAGAAGCAGGCGCAGACAAACGTATTATTAATATAACCCCTGAATCGGCGAACTGGCAGTTTGTTGGTTTTGAGGTGGTGATGCTTGAAGCTGATGATACCCTGGTGGTCAACACCCAAAATACTGAGCTTTGTGCAGTTATTATCTCTGGAGTCGCAGACGTTACGACACAAGAGCAATTGTTTAGTAATATCGGCCATAGAGCTTCAGCATTTGATGGTATAGCCCCTTACGCCGTTTATGCTCCGCCAAAACAGGAATTGACGATAAACGCGCTAACCTCATTAGAGGTAGCCCTTTGCCGTGCCCCCGCAAAGGGCCTTTACCCTGTAAAGCTTATTACGCCTCAAGATTGTGTTACGATGACAAGGGGAAGTGGCACTAATTTACGTCACATTCGCAATATAATGATGGACAATGTAGATGCAGAACGTTTACTGATCACTGAAGTCATTACCCCCAGTGGTCATTGGTCAAGCTATCCACCTCATAAACATGACACCGACGCAATACCACAAGAGAGTGCATTAGAAGAAACGTATTATCACAAGCTTAACCCTAAACAAGGCTTTGCTTTTCAACGGGTTTATACCGACGATAGAAGCATTGATGAAACCATTAGTGTAGAGCATAACAGCGTAGTTACCGTTCCTAAAGGGTATCACCCAGTCGGAACTCCGCATGGATACGAGCTGTATTATTTAAACGTAATGGCGGGTCCAAAAAGAGAATGGATCTTTCACAATGATCCCGATCACGCTTGGATTGTTAACCCGTAA
- a CDS encoding Gfo/Idh/MocA family protein, whose protein sequence is MALKLAVIGCGKKASQYIETWISRSDVSIDAVMDPNEDAMTLVKSIADQQGQPQPACFSSWETLLQSQSDNLDAVYICTPHASHAEQAEMALTLGLDVLLEKPMVTSVDEANRLIAAQESSGKALVVAYQGGLSPLVQQLKQDILANTYGELVSITASIWENWATTYAGHWKQIPAVSGGGFMFDTGAHMMNTVSMLANSPLTNVTASMRNLDYPVDIVTTVSGELENGTLFNLHACGNSIRCTSRIECYFTDYVVRVCAWGRWMEIEDSDGKVVRKEQESANNLMNVFQQTITGEIDNPSDVRQGLAMAKLWDAIKLSASQQGAMVTVD, encoded by the coding sequence ATGGCGCTTAAGTTAGCGGTAATTGGTTGTGGTAAAAAAGCCTCTCAGTACATTGAAACGTGGATTTCACGTTCTGATGTGTCAATAGATGCAGTAATGGATCCAAACGAAGATGCCATGACGTTGGTCAAAAGTATCGCCGATCAGCAAGGCCAACCTCAGCCTGCGTGCTTCTCAAGTTGGGAGACCTTGTTACAAAGTCAGAGTGACAATCTAGATGCTGTTTATATTTGCACTCCCCATGCTAGTCATGCTGAACAAGCTGAGATGGCGCTTACACTTGGTCTGGATGTGTTATTGGAAAAACCAATGGTAACCAGCGTAGATGAAGCGAATCGACTCATCGCGGCACAAGAGTCTTCAGGTAAGGCCTTAGTGGTTGCTTATCAAGGCGGGCTTTCGCCTCTAGTACAGCAGCTAAAACAAGATATTTTGGCTAATACATATGGAGAGTTGGTGAGTATTACAGCGTCTATATGGGAAAACTGGGCCACCACATACGCTGGCCATTGGAAGCAAATTCCTGCTGTTTCAGGAGGGGGCTTTATGTTTGACACTGGCGCGCATATGATGAATACCGTCTCAATGTTAGCCAATAGCCCGCTAACCAACGTAACGGCAAGTATGCGCAATCTTGATTATCCGGTAGACATTGTTACCACGGTAAGCGGTGAACTTGAAAATGGGACTTTGTTCAATTTGCATGCCTGCGGTAACAGCATTCGTTGTACTTCACGCATTGAATGTTACTTTACCGATTACGTGGTGAGAGTTTGCGCCTGGGGACGCTGGATGGAAATAGAGGACAGTGATGGCAAAGTGGTTAGAAAGGAGCAGGAGTCTGCGAATAACCTAATGAACGTTTTCCAGCAAACCATAACGGGTGAAATTGATAACCCTTCAGATGTGCGCCAAGGTTTAGCGATGGCAAAGCTGTGGGATGCAATCAAGCTTTCTGCATCCCAGCAAGGTGCAATGGTTACTGTTGATTAA
- a CDS encoding bifunctional 5-dehydro-2-deoxygluconokinase/5-dehydro-2-deoxyphosphogluconate aldolase — MQDAKTLDLICLGRASVDLYGQQIGNRLQDISTFAKSLGGSSCNICFGAARLGLKSSMLTRVGDEQFGQFIREELDRVGVDTSHVVTDKQRLTALAILSIKSKEEFPLLFYRADCADMAVDISDFDEQYIASAKALLITGTHFSTPHVDAVARKAIEYARKNNTKVILDVDYRPVLWGLTRPGEGDNRFVSNSSVSEHLQSIIPLCDLIVGTEEEIHIAGGVTDTLAALQNVRQLTDATIVLKRGEKGCSIFDDAIPPHIDDAFFAPGVRVDVLNVLGAGDAFMSGFLRGWLREEGFKKACAYGNAAGALVVSRHGCAPAIPSADELDYYIANQHSIERPDIHPELNYLHRVTTRQTSQWQDLCILAFDHRKQFVEMANEAGADLSKIRTLKALILQALEQTGVQGNNQVGVLIDDTFGQDALNAVTGKRWWVGRPVEVPGSRPIELEGGRSIGSRLVSWPQEHIVKCLVFMHPDDDAAMWEAQSKQIEELYAACCQSGHELLLEIIPPSDIPADDTSVVRAMEMIYDLNVRPDWWKLPPPSPAAWKCISDLVNKRSPHCRGIILLGLDAPIDALIEGFSNSAKYPLCKGFAVGRSIFSAPSKDWLAGKIDDEVLMKVVAENYLTLVSAWNTRKDI, encoded by the coding sequence ATGCAAGATGCTAAAACATTAGATCTGATCTGCCTAGGTAGAGCGTCTGTGGATCTGTACGGACAGCAAATCGGTAACCGCCTTCAAGATATCTCTACGTTTGCAAAATCTCTGGGTGGTTCTTCGTGCAATATTTGCTTTGGTGCAGCCCGCTTAGGATTGAAATCTTCTATGCTTACCCGTGTAGGCGATGAGCAGTTTGGGCAATTCATTCGTGAAGAATTAGACCGAGTTGGCGTAGACACAAGCCACGTTGTTACCGATAAACAGCGTCTCACAGCGTTGGCCATTTTATCAATAAAAAGTAAGGAAGAATTTCCGTTACTATTTTATCGTGCTGATTGCGCCGATATGGCAGTAGATATCAGTGATTTTGATGAGCAGTATATTGCATCAGCAAAGGCTTTATTGATTACCGGAACACATTTTTCAACTCCCCATGTTGACGCTGTTGCTCGTAAAGCAATTGAATATGCACGAAAAAACAATACTAAAGTTATTTTGGATGTTGACTACCGACCGGTGCTTTGGGGGTTAACCCGCCCAGGTGAAGGCGACAATAGATTTGTCTCCAATAGCAGCGTTTCTGAGCATTTACAGTCTATTATTCCACTGTGCGATTTAATTGTTGGTACGGAAGAAGAAATACATATTGCTGGTGGTGTGACAGATACATTAGCAGCACTTCAAAACGTGAGGCAACTTACTGACGCCACCATCGTGCTAAAGCGCGGCGAGAAAGGATGTTCTATTTTCGATGACGCCATTCCCCCCCACATTGATGATGCTTTTTTTGCACCAGGGGTGAGGGTTGATGTCCTTAATGTGCTTGGTGCGGGCGACGCTTTCATGTCTGGTTTCTTGCGAGGATGGTTGCGTGAAGAAGGGTTTAAAAAAGCATGTGCCTACGGCAACGCCGCTGGTGCACTTGTGGTATCTCGCCATGGTTGTGCCCCCGCCATTCCTTCGGCTGACGAGCTTGACTATTACATTGCCAATCAACATTCCATTGAGCGCCCCGATATTCATCCAGAGCTTAACTATTTACATAGGGTTACCACGCGTCAAACTTCGCAGTGGCAAGACTTGTGTATTTTAGCATTCGACCATCGTAAACAATTTGTCGAAATGGCAAATGAAGCGGGTGCCGATTTGTCAAAAATAAGAACCCTAAAAGCGCTTATTTTACAGGCGTTAGAGCAGACTGGCGTACAAGGTAATAATCAAGTGGGGGTTTTGATAGATGATACCTTCGGTCAAGATGCATTGAACGCTGTTACCGGAAAACGCTGGTGGGTGGGGCGTCCAGTGGAAGTGCCGGGTTCCCGTCCTATCGAGCTAGAAGGCGGGCGTTCTATAGGCTCTCGCTTGGTCAGTTGGCCACAGGAGCATATCGTTAAATGTTTAGTGTTTATGCATCCAGATGACGACGCTGCCATGTGGGAAGCACAATCTAAGCAGATTGAAGAGCTTTATGCCGCGTGTTGTCAAAGTGGTCATGAACTGCTACTAGAAATAATTCCGCCTAGTGATATTCCCGCTGACGATACGTCTGTCGTAAGGGCAATGGAAATGATTTACGACCTCAATGTAAGGCCCGATTGGTGGAAGCTGCCTCCCCCTTCGCCTGCCGCATGGAAGTGCATTAGTGACCTGGTGAATAAGCGTTCGCCACATTGTAGAGGCATTATTCTTTTAGGTTTAGATGCGCCAATTGATGCACTTATAGAAGGGTTTTCTAATAGTGCTAAATATCCGCTATGTAAAGGCTTTGCAGTAGGCCGCTCTATATTTTCCGCACCCAGCAAAGACTGGTTGGCGGGAAAAATCGATGACGAGGTGCTGATGAAGGTGGTAGCTGAAAACTATCTTACTTTAGTCTCAGCATGGAACACGCGTAAGGATATTTAG
- the uxaC gene encoding glucuronate isomerase, which produces MASTLTMHPDRLFSSNKIERDIARNLYQHVEKLPIVSPHGHTDPAWFAENKNFSNPTELLIHPDHYVFRMLYSQGVDLDQLGIPRKDGSHANADPEKAWQIFADHYHLFQGTPSRIWLDYVFVNTFNITEKLNSSTASHYYQVINDALQTEAFKPRSLFDRYNIEVIATTECATDNLKHHQKIKNSDWSGKVITAFRPDAVVDPEHEKFNAKLVQLSELTNLDCQEYSQYLDALRQRRLFFKEMGATSTDHGHPTAATANLSDEQASVLFQKVQDTPTASDAELFRAHMLVKMAEMSLDDGLVMQIHPGSHRNHNQQLFAHYGRDKGADIPANTEYVNALKPLLSKFGNNTDLSIILFTLDETVYSRELAPLAGHYPSLKLGPAWWFHDSPEGMMRFRRSVTETAGFYNTVGFNDDTRAFLSIPARHDVARRMDCTYLAELVARHMLDESEAVTLAKDLAYNLAKEAYKL; this is translated from the coding sequence ATGGCCAGCACGTTAACTATGCACCCTGACCGCCTCTTTTCATCGAATAAGATCGAGCGAGATATCGCAAGAAATCTATACCAACACGTTGAAAAATTGCCAATAGTTAGTCCTCATGGACACACTGATCCTGCTTGGTTTGCTGAGAACAAAAACTTTTCAAACCCTACAGAATTACTCATTCACCCCGACCATTATGTGTTTAGAATGCTGTATAGCCAGGGGGTTGATTTAGACCAATTGGGCATTCCTAGAAAAGATGGCAGCCATGCCAACGCCGACCCCGAAAAAGCTTGGCAAATTTTCGCCGATCACTATCACCTATTTCAAGGCACGCCTTCACGGATATGGTTAGACTATGTATTTGTGAATACTTTCAATATTACCGAAAAACTAAACAGTAGCACAGCTTCGCACTACTATCAGGTCATTAACGATGCCCTTCAAACAGAAGCTTTCAAACCAAGAAGCTTATTCGATCGTTATAATATTGAAGTCATTGCCACAACAGAATGTGCGACTGATAACCTTAAACACCACCAGAAAATAAAAAACAGTGATTGGTCAGGCAAGGTTATTACCGCTTTTAGACCCGATGCAGTGGTAGATCCTGAGCATGAAAAATTCAATGCCAAATTAGTTCAACTCAGCGAATTAACTAATTTAGATTGTCAAGAGTATTCACAGTATTTGGATGCACTTCGCCAACGCCGTCTATTTTTCAAGGAGATGGGCGCTACATCAACGGATCATGGTCACCCAACTGCTGCAACAGCCAATCTAAGCGATGAACAAGCAAGCGTACTATTTCAAAAAGTACAAGACACCCCAACCGCTAGCGATGCCGAGCTTTTCCGCGCCCACATGTTAGTGAAAATGGCAGAGATGTCATTGGATGACGGACTCGTTATGCAGATACATCCTGGCTCTCATCGAAATCATAACCAGCAACTCTTTGCACACTATGGGAGAGATAAAGGGGCGGACATTCCAGCCAACACAGAGTATGTCAATGCGTTAAAACCACTTCTTAGCAAATTCGGTAACAACACTGATCTGAGTATCATTCTGTTTACTCTTGATGAAACAGTGTACAGCCGTGAGTTAGCACCATTAGCTGGCCACTACCCAAGTTTAAAGCTGGGCCCGGCATGGTGGTTCCATGATAGTCCAGAAGGTATGATGCGCTTTAGGCGCTCAGTAACCGAAACGGCGGGGTTTTATAACACGGTAGGCTTTAACGACGACACCCGTGCGTTTTTGTCTATTCCAGCAAGACATGATGTTGCGCGACGCATGGACTGCACCTATTTAGCTGAATTGGTTGCACGACACATGTTAGATGAATCAGAAGCCGTGACATTGGCCAAAGATTTAGCCTACAACCTAGCGAAGGAAGCATACAAACTGTGA
- a CDS encoding ABC transporter substrate-binding protein: protein MVQASQKSHPTKPTLVIAEHRSARLNALYQLKEGLEARLEINLKIVEYPAPAQDYFTKLVTELRAGNAPDIFSIPRDVQLDDLAAAGYLADLTTAMHNWDGYSQLPKLVSSLAKGSFDNRTYAVPSIVAIEQLYYRHDLLEAAGIDTTQPKSWQELLHRARTIKQVTGQFPLLFPAGLTWGMGSYTEGLRYLLAGFSDYRLINQQGQYQLNDSAVLEAFSFYQTLVQEELLPVTPLLNPEPWVIPKYEMFPKGELMITTCGTWCRVFDWGASSRNPIKNVEQAVGNWKIPTADGSPPFVLASMVYAWAVNAKSRQLDMATELALALGSVDVALTYARNLGNVPARMDAREHADFHQLGALMEAHAQLPEARALRSTVGANAVMAGVARSTEAVLIGREDAKGAQQLLKAYVASVLGDNAVSED from the coding sequence ATGGTTCAAGCTTCACAAAAAAGTCATCCCACCAAACCAACTCTCGTAATTGCCGAACATAGATCAGCCAGGCTAAACGCGCTCTATCAGTTAAAAGAGGGACTTGAAGCGCGCCTAGAAATCAACTTGAAAATTGTAGAATATCCAGCTCCAGCACAAGATTATTTCACCAAACTCGTTACTGAGCTACGAGCAGGAAACGCCCCAGACATTTTTTCTATCCCCCGCGATGTGCAACTAGACGATTTAGCCGCAGCTGGGTATTTAGCCGATTTAACGACGGCGATGCACAACTGGGATGGCTATTCACAATTACCCAAGCTGGTCAGTTCGCTGGCAAAAGGGAGTTTCGACAATCGCACCTATGCCGTGCCTTCCATTGTAGCGATTGAACAACTTTATTATCGTCATGATTTACTTGAGGCTGCCGGTATAGACACTACCCAACCGAAAAGCTGGCAAGAATTACTTCACCGCGCGCGTACGATTAAACAGGTAACCGGTCAATTCCCTCTATTGTTTCCAGCAGGTTTAACGTGGGGAATGGGTTCCTATACCGAAGGGCTACGCTACCTGTTGGCTGGCTTTTCAGATTACCGCTTGATAAACCAACAGGGGCAATACCAACTTAACGACAGCGCTGTCCTTGAGGCCTTTAGTTTCTATCAAACGCTGGTACAAGAAGAACTGCTTCCCGTGACTCCGCTGCTCAACCCAGAACCTTGGGTTATTCCCAAGTACGAAATGTTTCCCAAAGGGGAGCTTATGATCACAACCTGTGGTACTTGGTGCCGGGTTTTCGATTGGGGAGCCAGTAGTCGTAATCCTATTAAGAACGTGGAACAGGCAGTAGGCAATTGGAAAATACCCACAGCCGATGGCTCGCCACCTTTCGTGCTGGCATCTATGGTTTATGCTTGGGCCGTTAATGCAAAAAGCCGCCAGCTCGACATGGCAACAGAGCTAGCACTTGCGCTAGGGTCGGTTGATGTAGCGCTCACCTACGCGAGAAACTTAGGTAATGTTCCCGCCCGCATGGATGCACGAGAGCACGCAGATTTTCATCAGCTAGGTGCTTTAATGGAAGCACATGCTCAACTACCAGAGGCCCGCGCTTTGCGCTCCACCGTAGGAGCGAATGCAGTAATGGCTGGGGTAGCAAGGTCAACAGAAGCAGTTTTAATTGGTCGAGAAGATGCAAAAGGAGCGCAACAATTATTGAAAGCGTACGTGGCAAGTGTGTTGGGTGACAACGCGGTAAGTGAGGATTAG
- a CDS encoding mannitol dehydrogenase family protein translates to MATNRLNDALLTTLDIANYRSKNAPISIVHLGIGAFHRAHQAWYTDNVNLTSKSAPWYIAGVSLRSASVREQLAPQDGLYHVIESDKNGKSATLIQAVKQLLVAPENPEAVLTLMTKPDTKIVSLTVTEKGYCHDPATNKLDFSNPSIVHDLENLDKPKSAIGFIASSLQKRFTSHGQGLTVLCCDNLPQNGTTLKGLICEFAEQLNPNLVAWIKLHVSFPNSMVDRIVPATTPQDIEDFQQDGIQDLGLVKSERFSQWVIEDNFVAGRPAWEDVGVTLVEDVEPFENAKLRLLNGAHSALAYIGFLSGYQYVHEVMADEYLTKYLKHVMHNEIMPTLSAPPGLDLTQYINDLLERFRNPVLHHSTYQIAMDGSQKLPQRLLNTVIDRIASQESIEGLSFAIASWLRYTMAFDQKGDTIEVQDPLADTLLIIRQQHWDHIDELIRQYLDVSSVFPASLSQSDIFSQRVTYWLSYILANGVQTALQSLLLEVQDYSIKPLGALS, encoded by the coding sequence ATGGCTACGAACAGACTTAACGACGCACTACTCACCACGCTAGATATAGCTAACTATCGTAGTAAAAATGCCCCGATTAGTATTGTGCATTTAGGTATTGGTGCCTTCCATCGCGCACACCAAGCCTGGTATACCGACAATGTAAACCTAACGAGCAAGAGCGCTCCATGGTATATCGCGGGGGTATCTTTGCGTAGCGCCAGTGTCCGCGAACAACTTGCCCCACAAGATGGGCTTTATCACGTTATTGAGTCGGACAAAAACGGAAAATCTGCAACGCTTATACAAGCAGTAAAGCAACTACTTGTCGCCCCAGAAAACCCTGAAGCTGTACTTACTTTAATGACGAAGCCTGACACTAAAATTGTCTCGTTAACCGTAACAGAGAAAGGATATTGCCACGACCCCGCGACCAATAAACTAGACTTCAGCAATCCAAGTATTGTGCATGATTTAGAAAACCTAGATAAGCCTAAATCGGCAATAGGCTTTATTGCATCAAGCTTGCAGAAAAGATTCACTTCTCATGGACAAGGGCTCACAGTGTTGTGCTGCGATAACTTACCGCAAAATGGGACAACGTTAAAAGGTTTGATTTGCGAATTTGCTGAACAACTGAATCCCAATTTAGTAGCATGGATAAAGCTTCATGTTTCGTTTCCAAATAGCATGGTAGATAGAATTGTACCTGCTACTACCCCCCAGGATATTGAAGACTTTCAGCAAGACGGTATCCAGGATTTGGGCCTAGTGAAATCAGAACGGTTTAGCCAATGGGTGATTGAAGATAACTTTGTGGCCGGTCGACCAGCGTGGGAAGACGTTGGTGTTACCCTTGTTGAAGATGTGGAACCTTTTGAAAACGCTAAGTTGAGATTACTTAACGGTGCTCATTCTGCTTTAGCATACATTGGCTTCCTTAGCGGCTATCAGTACGTGCATGAAGTCATGGCTGATGAGTATTTAACAAAGTACTTAAAGCATGTGATGCACAATGAGATCATGCCTACATTATCCGCCCCACCCGGCTTAGATTTAACGCAGTACATCAATGATCTATTGGAAAGATTTCGCAACCCCGTGCTACATCACAGTACGTATCAAATCGCGATGGATGGCTCACAAAAACTGCCTCAACGCCTTCTTAATACCGTTATTGATAGGATTGCAAGCCAGGAGTCAATTGAAGGCTTGAGCTTTGCAATAGCAAGTTGGCTGCGCTATACCATGGCATTTGATCAAAAAGGCGACACCATTGAAGTACAAGATCCTTTAGCCGACACGCTGCTAATTATTCGCCAACAACATTGGGATCATATTGATGAATTAATTCGCCAATATCTTGATGTCAGTAGCGTGTTCCCAGCAAGCCTATCGCAATCCGATATTTTCAGTCAGCGCGTCACGTATTGGTTAAGTTATATTTTGGCGAATGGCGTGCAAACCGCACTACAAAGCCTGCTACTGGAAGTACAAGATTACAGTATCAAACCGTTAGGAGCGCTATCATGA
- a CDS encoding MurR/RpiR family transcriptional regulator — translation MAEDQLTLEHRIEQEFASLSNRLQQVARFILDNPNSIAFGTAASIAEAAGVHGSTLVRFAHAFDFEGFSDMQQVFKHKLISSTPTYESRVQSVLDAPETHDDQCGLSWLKKITAANEAAQKSALDKIDPEALNLAIVELQKASIIHVQGVRRAFPIASYFSYVLGNLGYRAHLLDSVGQMDRAQCGLMTKDDALFAISFAPYAPETIETVTQAKSKGVKIIALTDSVLSPMVEIADVCIKVKEAEIHSFRSLNSSFNIIQALMLGLIHHPSQT, via the coding sequence ATGGCAGAAGATCAGTTAACGTTAGAACACCGAATCGAACAGGAATTTGCTTCGTTGAGCAATCGGCTTCAGCAAGTTGCTCGGTTTATCTTAGATAATCCTAATAGTATTGCCTTTGGGACTGCGGCGAGTATCGCAGAAGCTGCGGGGGTACATGGTTCTACGCTAGTTCGATTCGCCCATGCGTTCGATTTCGAAGGTTTTAGCGACATGCAGCAGGTCTTCAAACATAAGCTCATTTCTTCCACTCCTACCTATGAATCTCGAGTGCAATCGGTATTAGATGCGCCAGAAACCCATGATGACCAGTGTGGGCTGAGTTGGCTTAAAAAAATTACAGCGGCAAACGAGGCTGCACAAAAAAGTGCGTTAGATAAGATTGACCCTGAAGCCTTAAACTTAGCCATAGTAGAACTACAAAAGGCAAGTATTATTCATGTACAAGGGGTAAGACGTGCGTTCCCAATTGCGAGTTACTTCAGCTATGTTCTTGGAAATTTAGGTTATCGAGCACACCTTCTCGACAGTGTGGGGCAAATGGACAGAGCCCAATGTGGATTAATGACAAAAGACGACGCGTTATTTGCTATTAGTTTCGCACCTTATGCCCCTGAAACAATCGAAACGGTCACTCAAGCCAAATCAAAAGGCGTAAAAATAATTGCCTTAACCGATAGTGTATTAAGCCCTATGGTAGAAATTGCTGATGTATGCATAAAAGTTAAAGAAGCGGAGATCCACTCATTTCGTTCGCTTAATAGCAGCTTTAATATTATTCAAGCATTAATGCTTGGTCTTATTCACCACCCATCTCAAACCTGA